The Gymnogyps californianus isolate 813 chromosome 5, ASM1813914v2, whole genome shotgun sequence DNA segment CCCGCTTGTGGGACGGCGCGGGCAGGTAGTCCTCCCGTGGGTAAGAGGTGTCCATGGCCACGGAGAGGGGCACCCCGCGGCTCTCCTGCTccaccagcctggctgggggAGCCGGGCAGGGCGGCCCCTTTATATAGTCCCTGTCTGTGGCACGGCCTCGTCTCCTCTATATATAAACCCGAGAAATTACAGCCCTTCCCGGGCTGTGGTTATCAGACATGCTTGGCTGGGAGCTAGGAGAAGCGAACTTGGTTTTGCGAGCCTACAGGCTTTTTATATCCAGCCTTCCTCCCGCGACGAGGAGCACAGACGGCTCCAGCGTGACCGAGGGAGAGGCCGAGCGCTCGAGGAGGACCGTCGGGATGGAGCCATGGGATGACTTTGAAACCAAGGGACTGTCACCCCAAGGGGCTGATACGAGACGGACCCTCGGTGCCAGGATCTCTCGCTGCGCTGGCTCGCATCAATACCTTCAGCCCAGTCCCTCCAGGTGGTCTTGGCTGGGAAGACCCCTTGTTCGCAGTGTGTTTGGGCCGCTGGGTGCATTAAATGGGAACTTAATACCAAAATGTGGAAGAGCTACTTCTACGGGGTTCCCTggaagcaggaggagatggggcTGTGTGGCGGGATGGGGTGTGTACAGCCAGAaaaacactgagattttttttttttctttccttcttcttccatGCCTAAGCTTTTAGGAAGAAACTTATCTGGGATCTGGGCTGGAAGTGCTCTGCACCAcggcagggatggaggcagaGAGCTGTGGAGCTggcagcgggaggaggaggaggctgcccCGAAGATGCGCAAGGACCCTGTTCTCCTTCCCCGCTGCGAATAAGGCGAGAGGCGAGGGGGTTTGGCAGGACGAGCTTTATTTGTGGCAACACTGACCTATACATGTCACAGCTCCCAGgaagcccagcagctccctgccaaggcgcacaagcagagaaaagaggggGGCTGCCCCCCGCGTCCCAACCTGGCCCACCCCGTCCCCTTCCACGCGGTGGCTGTGCTGGGACACCCAGGGGTGCGGGCAGCGAGGGGACAGGGCTTCGCTCCCTTTCCCCCTGCACCACGCGCCTAAAGCGGGGACattttgggaggaggaggaggcggcgggaggaggagaagcaccCCACGCAGTGGCAGCAAGCAGGTCGGTGGCCGCGGCGGtcaggaggaggtggtggtggtcaCGATGATGACCATGATGACGATGACCACCACGGCGAGGACCAGTAGGAGGGAGCAGATGATGTTCAAGATCTTGGCGCGGGCCCCATGCCGCCGGGCACCCTCCAGGTCTCCCAGTACCTTGCAGTCACGGGCCTGTGGGGACAAATGGGGGGCTCAgcggggggacacacacacacctggTTGGGGGCCCAGCCTGGCCCGGGGGTGGCCGCGAGGTGGTGCTGGGACCTCAGGGACGCATcgccccggggcagggggtgAAGCCACCGGGCActgcccgctccccccgcccgcagccccggctcTCGGGGTGGGcaggctcggggggggggggggggattgcATCGGGGGAGGACCGGATCGGGGGTCCCAGGGCAGGGTGGCATCAGGGGAGTCTAGGATGGGAGACtggatctgggggtgctgggacAGGAGAGGGGTCTGGGGCAGGCTAGGGCCGGGGGGGGGTTCCGGGGGGGGCTGGGGCGGTGTCGGAGAGGGCTGGGTCGGGGGGGAGCGGATCGGGGGGTCCCGAGGCGAGGGAAAGGTCCGGGTCGGACTGGGTCGGGGGtcctgggtgggggggagtgggggggagtgggggggagtgggggggccTCCCTGGCCGGGGAAGGGTCCGAGTCGGGCTGGGTCGGGGGGACTGGATCGGGGGGTCCCGGGGAACGGGGCTCTCtggccggggagggggctgggtCGGGGGGGACCGgatcggggcgggggggggggggtgtcggAGGGGGGTTCGTCGGGGGGTCTTAGGCGGGGAGTCCTGGGTCGGGGAGGCGGTCGGCACGTGTCGGGGGTCCCGGGCCGCGTTGGCTCTGGGGACCGGGCTGGGCTGGCTCGGCGGGTCCCgggaggagctggctggggggccgggccgggtccGGTGGTCCCGGGATGGCTTGGCCGGTTCGAGAGGACCGAGCCGGGCTGGAGCAGGGGTGGCGGGTGGGGGTCCCTGGGCCGCACCTCCTCTCACCTTGATGGAGAAGACGAGTGCGGGGAAGCAGAGGCAGCCCAGGTAGGTGAGCCCGTAGCCCAGCAGGACGTTGAAGAAGGACCAGACCATGTAGTCTCGGGGCTGCCCGtcggggccggcggcgggggtCACCCCCCGCCCGGGGGGCTGCAGCGGGATGGACACCTCCGCCTGCCGGGGCTTCATGGCCGGGTCGAGCCGGCAGCCGAGGGCAGGGAGCACTGGGGAAACGAAACCGAGCCCGCCCGGGGAGGGGGACTGGCTTCGCACCGCCTCCACCGCGGGCCTGGGCCCCCCCAGCGTGGGCAGAGCGGCCagacagcccccccccccgccccgggggccACCCTGCGGCTCAGCCCCCTCCTCGGTGGGTGGCACTGCCACCCAGGGGCACGGTCACCCGTGTCCCTGTACCCCCACCCAGTGTAAGCTGGCGGGTGTGGGGCAGCTTTGGGGATTCAGAGGGGTCTTAAGGGGACTTTGGGGACCCCAGGGGCCCTTGGGGACTCAGAGGGGACTCAAGGGGACTTTGGGGACTCAAAAGCCAAATTTCCCCTTTGGAGAGCCGTTCCCTTGGCAGCGAAGGGTGGGGAGACGGCACCGAGGTGGGGCAGGGACGGGTGTGGGCTTGGCAGACGGTTTTGGGGTGCTGAAatgaggggcaggggggagcaaGGAAAGGTGGGACCCCCCAGCTCCCCCGCTGAGCCCCGGGTTCCTCGGCAGCGGCTGCAGAGCCTGGCGGTTCCCCTCTCCACGGTGGCTCTCTCTGCCTGGGATGGTAGATAAGCCATGGGCACCCCTCTCGCGGGCTGGGAGGGGTGCGGGGTGTCTCTAAACGCCCCAGAAGCccggggagggggtgtgtgtttatatttaaCTAACAGCACCAACATGGCACTCCCTTTCCAAGCCCCTTTCCCGCTGCGTTTCCTCGCTCAGCCATGCCTCCCCGCTCATCTGAGTTATGGGGTAGCCCCAGCCCCCCGAGGTGGggatgcctgggaggaataacGCCTCCCAAAACCCTCAAGCATGACGTTTCCAAGGAGAAGTGTGGGGAAGAAGCTGTATTTGCTGTGAGCTCGCCCCATGGGTTCATGCTGAAGAGGGTTGTCTCAGTCAGGGTGCACCAGGAGGGTGTCTGCAGAC contains these protein-coding regions:
- the LOC127017113 gene encoding dispanin subfamily A member 2b-like, whose amino-acid sequence is MKPRQAEVSIPLQPPGRGVTPAAGPDGQPRDYMVWSFFNVLLGYGLTYLGCLCFPALVFSIKARDCKVLGDLEGARRHGARAKILNIICSLLLVLAVVVIVIMVIIVTTTTSS